The Deltaproteobacteria bacterium sequence CGACAGCCTCCATTGTAGCGATCCGATCCCTTCGGTCGAGCGAGGGATCAGTGCGCAAATACGGAGAGAAACGTAATTCCAACATCGACGTCTGTTCAAAAATCCGCGCGCCACGAACAACGCGATAGAGAAAATAACTCATGGTCGCTGGCGTCTGCAGCGGTTCGACGAGCTTATGCAGTTCAAGGTAATCATCGAGTGTCGGCTTGCGATTAGCAAAATGTTCCTTGAGAACGGCATAGGTGGGAAATCGTCTTAGGAGTTCCTGGATGATATTGCGTTCGGTTGGGGTGGTTCCCACGTCAGCGCTTCCCGAAGACAGGTAGCCATAGAGTACCTTCGGATGGACTGAGCCACCGACATGGCGATGCAAATCTGCATAATCCGGCCCGGCATTTACTCGTCCTTGTTGGATCATCGACACCTCACTTGTTGCTCACGGACACTTCATACTTCCTATGGTCCATGATGCAACAGAGTGAGGGTCTGTTTCCAGTCGAGGCCCCGACAGCCAAGAACAGAGAGAATCGTGACCCTCCAATCCTCTCTCGCGAGGTACATGCTCAAGAACACTCAGTATCCTGCTGCGTTCGCCTCGTTACCAATAAAAGTGCCGTTGCGGAATGTGTTGGGGCACAAGGGGTGCGTGAAAGGAGTAGCGCCATCAGCCCCACTGTAGGTAATGTCGTCAACAAGATTGCCGCCTGGTGGTTCCAGATTAGCAAGCTCTCGTACGCGTTTTGCAATCTCATGATCTGCACATGCGGTATCCCCACTTATTCCTAATCCGCCAACAATTTTGCCATTGTCGTAGAGTGGCACTCCCCCTCCAAAGGTGATGATTCCTCCTACAGTTTGTCCCTTGTCAGTATTCGGGGAGGAAAGGGATTTCGGATCAAAAGGGTTAGAGTGATTTAATCCATAAAGGGAGTGACCAGGTTGGACGAATGTGTACAGACGCGCCGTGGAAAGAGCCAATGCGTCAAGGCTAAAAGCATTGGCCGTATACGCTTTCGCTTTCGCAATCGCCTGACTCCCTGGCCAGGCTTGGGTCGAATCATTTTGGGACACAGCCACGCTACAGATTTGACCGCTCCGGTCCACGATTGCTCCCCACATGCGCCGCCCCTCGAAGAGTCCGCCAGCATTACCACCAGTATCCGGAGCAAGCGTGAGGAGATTTTTGAGCTGCGCAGCGCTGGGCAACCCATTGCGGCCATCCCTGTAAAGGTCGGTTGACTACCGTCGCATCGCCAGAATCCGCGCAGTCGATACGTGCGTTTGTTTTTTGCCACTCAGTTTGTGAGGTACTGGCTTCTTCGGCCCGCGTTTGGACTTGG is a genomic window containing:
- a CDS encoding heme-binding protein; the encoded protein is MWGAIVDRSGQICSVAVSQNDSTQAWPGSQAIAKAKAYTANAFSLDALALSTARLYTFVQPGHSLYGLNHSNPFDPKSLSSPNTDKGQTVGGIITFGGGVPLYDNGKIVGGLGISGDTACADHEIAKRVRELANLEPPGGNLVDDITYSGADGATPFTHPLCPNTFRNGTFIGNEANAAGY